One Dictyoglomus sp. DNA window includes the following coding sequences:
- the ispG gene encoding flavodoxin-dependent (E)-4-hydroxy-3-methylbut-2-enyl-diphosphate synthase, translating into MRKTRVVKVGNVLIGGNNPIRVQSMTKTPTYDVKRTLMQIHRLYKRGCELVRVGVPDKDSALALGKIKKKSPIPIIADIHFDYKLALIALEQGVDKLRLNPGNIKNPKYISLIAKEAKARGVPIRVGSNAGSLSQEILKKHGGVTPLALVESALSEIRILEEEDFHDIVVSVKASSVPLTISAYRILSEKVDYPLHVGITEAGTLISGSIRSSIGIGVLLLEGIGDTIRVSLSTNPEKEVDVAYEILSSLGLRSKGVRIISCPMCARSHFPVDRMAKIIEREFRNYPLNLTIAIMGCEVNGPGEAKEADLGITGSSNRVFLFKYGKIIKEGSWDYIMEELRLELERIKKEVKSN; encoded by the coding sequence ATGAGAAAAACAAGAGTTGTAAAAGTTGGAAATGTTCTTATTGGTGGAAACAATCCCATAAGGGTACAGTCTATGACAAAAACTCCTACCTATGATGTAAAAAGAACTCTTATGCAAATTCACAGACTATATAAAAGAGGATGTGAGTTAGTAAGGGTGGGAGTGCCTGATAAAGATTCTGCGTTAGCTCTGGGAAAGATTAAAAAGAAGAGTCCTATTCCTATTATTGCTGATATACATTTCGATTATAAATTAGCTTTAATCGCTTTAGAACAAGGAGTGGATAAATTAAGATTAAACCCAGGAAATATTAAGAATCCTAAATATATCTCATTAATAGCAAAGGAAGCTAAAGCAAGGGGGGTGCCGATAAGAGTAGGTAGTAATGCTGGTTCTTTGAGTCAGGAAATTCTAAAAAAACATGGAGGAGTAACACCTCTTGCGTTGGTAGAAAGTGCTCTCTCAGAAATTAGAATCTTAGAAGAAGAAGATTTTCATGATATTGTGGTTTCTGTGAAGGCATCTTCTGTCCCCTTAACTATATCTGCTTATAGAATTTTAAGTGAAAAAGTTGACTATCCTTTACATGTAGGTATTACGGAAGCAGGAACTTTGATTTCTGGAAGTATAAGGTCAAGTATTGGTATAGGAGTATTATTATTAGAAGGAATTGGGGATACCATAAGAGTTTCTTTATCTACAAATCCTGAAAAAGAAGTAGATGTTGCTTATGAGATATTGAGCAGTTTGGGTTTAAGAAGTAAGGGTGTAAGAATAATTTCTTGTCCTATGTGTGCCCGTTCCCATTTTCCTGTGGATAGGATGGCAAAAATTATAGAAAGGGAATTTAGAAATTATCCTCTAAATCTTACTATTGCGATAATGGGATGTGAAGTAAACGGCCCAGGAGAAGCAAAAGAGGCAGATTTAGGTATAACAGGTTCCTCTAATAGGGTTTTTCTTTTTAAATATGGTAAGATAATAAAAGAGGGTTCTTGGGACTATATAATGGAAGAATTAAGGTTAGAACTGGAAAGGATTAAAAAGGAGGTGAAGAGCAATTAA
- a CDS encoding thymidine kinase — MEFINNPSGWIEVICGGMYSGKSEELIRRIRRAQIARQKVQVFKHSLDTRYGRDYVISHTGLKIEAILVSNSAEIEEKLDKDAQVIAIEEGQFFDMGLVKVCQKLADQGKRVIVAGLDQDFRGEPFGPMPYLLAVAEYVDKLHAICMKCGNLASKTQRIINGKPAYYDDPIILVGAFEVYEARCRKCHIVLRRDDL, encoded by the coding sequence ATGGAATTTATTAATAATCCTTCAGGATGGATAGAAGTTATCTGTGGTGGAATGTATAGCGGAAAAAGTGAGGAACTTATTAGAAGAATAAGAAGAGCTCAAATTGCAAGGCAAAAAGTTCAAGTTTTTAAACATAGTTTAGATACAAGATATGGAAGAGATTATGTTATATCTCATACAGGACTAAAAATAGAAGCCATATTAGTGTCTAATAGTGCTGAGATTGAAGAAAAGTTAGATAAAGATGCTCAAGTAATAGCTATCGAAGAAGGACAATTTTTTGATATGGGACTGGTTAAGGTTTGTCAAAAACTAGCAGACCAAGGAAAAAGGGTAATTGTGGCGGGATTAGATCAAGATTTTCGTGGAGAGCCCTTTGGTCCTATGCCATATCTATTAGCAGTAGCGGAGTATGTAGATAAACTTCATGCTATATGTATGAAGTGTGGGAATCTTGCTAGTAAAACTCAAAGGATTATAAATGGTAAACCTGCTTACTATGATGACCCTATAATATTAGTAGGAGCCTTTGAGGTATATGAGGCTCGTTGTAGAAAATGTCATATTGTTTTAAGAAGGGATGATCTATGA
- a CDS encoding replication-associated recombination protein A — MEQEKFFKEDRKYQPLAYRMRPRNFEELVGLSEIIGENSFLRRTVEKGYLPSLIIYGPPGSGKTTLSILLAQAIEADFIELNAAIIGVSEIREALQRAKRNMEIFKKSTVIFLDEIHHFNKLQQDVLLPWIEKGLVILIGATTENPFFTLNNTLLSRCRLLELKPLSNDDIRIIIRRALQDKERGLGNQNIILEDLAEEEIIRFSNGDARVALNTLELASFLAIPDSEGRNVINLSVIEDVIQKRIFRYDQRGDEHYHVISAFIKSIRGSDPDAAVYWLSRMLLSGEDPRFIARRLLIHAAEDIGMADPFALVIAQAAAFAVEFVGMPEAQIPLTTATIYLACASKSNSSVVAINKANEYLRKHGPSPVPLHLRSSSFKEYKYPHDYPGHFVEQNYLPENVRERFYYPSEEGKEKIIRERLKKLWGKRFEE; from the coding sequence ATGGAACAAGAAAAATTTTTTAAAGAAGATAGAAAATACCAACCCCTTGCTTATAGAATGAGACCTCGAAATTTCGAGGAATTGGTAGGATTATCGGAGATAATTGGTGAAAATTCTTTTTTAAGGAGAACTGTAGAAAAGGGTTATCTTCCCTCGCTTATAATATATGGTCCTCCTGGATCTGGAAAAACTACTCTCTCTATTCTTCTAGCTCAAGCTATAGAGGCTGATTTTATAGAATTAAATGCAGCAATTATAGGGGTTTCTGAAATAAGAGAAGCCCTTCAAAGAGCAAAAAGAAATATGGAGATTTTCAAAAAGAGTACAGTTATCTTTTTAGATGAAATCCACCATTTTAATAAGCTTCAACAGGATGTTCTCTTACCTTGGATAGAAAAGGGTTTAGTCATTCTTATTGGAGCAACGACAGAAAACCCATTTTTTACTTTGAATAATACCCTTTTATCTAGATGTAGATTACTAGAACTGAAGCCTCTTTCTAATGATGATATTAGAATAATTATAAGAAGAGCTCTTCAAGATAAAGAAAGAGGTCTAGGTAATCAAAATATTATTTTAGAAGATTTAGCAGAAGAAGAAATAATAAGATTTTCAAATGGAGACGCAAGAGTTGCATTAAATACCCTAGAACTTGCATCGTTTCTTGCTATTCCTGATTCTGAGGGCAGAAATGTAATCAATCTTTCAGTAATTGAGGATGTGATTCAAAAAAGAATTTTTAGATATGATCAAAGAGGAGATGAGCATTATCATGTTATCTCTGCTTTTATTAAAAGTATAAGAGGTTCAGATCCAGATGCAGCGGTGTATTGGCTTTCAAGAATGCTTCTTTCAGGAGAAGATCCAAGATTTATAGCAAGACGTCTTCTTATTCATGCTGCTGAGGATATTGGAATGGCAGATCCTTTTGCTTTAGTGATAGCCCAAGCTGCAGCTTTTGCAGTAGAGTTTGTAGGAATGCCTGAAGCACAAATTCCTTTAACTACTGCCACAATATATTTAGCTTGTGCCTCTAAAAGTAACAGTTCTGTGGTTGCTATAAATAAAGCTAATGAATATCTTAGAAAACATGGTCCTTCTCCTGTTCCTTTACATCTGAGAAGTTCATCCTTTAAAGAATATAAATATCCTCATGATTATCCTGGTCATTTTGTGGAACAAAATTATCTTCCTGAGAATGTGAGGGAAAGATTCTATTATCCTTCGGAAGAAGGAAAAGAGAAAATAATAAGAGAAAGATTGAAGAAGTTATGGGGAAAAAGATTCGAAGAATAA
- the thyX gene encoding FAD-dependent thymidylate synthase: protein MLRVELISYTPEPEKVCALAMRLCHFKGSLEELRDALNPLEIDRLLKKAKKLQHLSVFEHAYFTFYIEGISRVTTHQLVRHRIASYSQQSQRFVKVKEETIIPISIERNDEIKKLYESAIENAFQCYEKLIEMGVPKEDARYLLPQAVETKIIVSMNARELMHFFSLRTCNNSQWEIREMAWKMLEKVKEVAPIIFSDAGPYCFRGPCPEGKNCVPERR, encoded by the coding sequence GTGTTAAGGGTAGAGCTTATTTCTTATACGCCAGAGCCTGAGAAAGTATGTGCTCTGGCTATGCGTCTTTGTCATTTTAAAGGATCCTTAGAAGAATTAAGGGATGCTCTAAATCCTTTAGAGATAGATAGACTTTTAAAAAAAGCAAAAAAGCTTCAACATTTGTCAGTTTTTGAGCATGCTTATTTTACTTTTTATATAGAAGGAATTTCTCGAGTAACTACCCATCAATTAGTAAGACATAGAATTGCCTCATATTCCCAGCAAAGCCAGAGATTTGTTAAAGTAAAAGAGGAAACGATAATTCCTATTAGTATCGAGAGAAATGATGAAATTAAAAAGCTTTATGAATCTGCTATTGAAAATGCTTTTCAATGTTATGAAAAATTAATAGAAATGGGAGTTCCTAAAGAAGATGCTCGTTATCTTTTACCTCAGGCGGTGGAGACAAAAATTATTGTTTCTATGAATGCTAGAGAACTTATGCATTTTTTCTCTCTAAGAACATGCAATAATTCTCAATGGGAGATAAGAGAAATGGCATGGAAAATGTTAGAAAAGGTCAAAGAAGTAGCACCTATTATTTTTTCTGATGCAGGTCCTTATTGTTTTAGGGGTCCATGTCCTGAAGGAAAAAATTGTGTTCCTGAAAGAAGGTGA
- a CDS encoding DUF1385 domain-containing protein: MKREENIGGQAVYEGVMMRRGLNLAIAVKNSQGEILVEKYQLQSFLKKWLNFPFLRGLVILMDSLIWGIKALNYSINVSSPSDEKIDENWGIFFAFLLSIVLFIALFIVLPLLIIKPVEKFISSLIILRLLEGLARLTIFIIYLLFVSKIKEIYRVFQYHGAEHKTVLCYEAGENLTVENCRKFSRFHPRCGTSFLLVVMIISILIFSLLGKQSFIERIISRVLLIPIIFSVSYEIIRLASKYRDFLLWRILILPGLWMQYFTTKEPDDSQLEIAIRALKEVLEEDATPKLSSEASEYRE; encoded by the coding sequence ATGAAAAGAGAAGAAAATATTGGAGGACAAGCAGTATATGAAGGTGTAATGATGAGGCGGGGATTAAATCTCGCAATAGCGGTAAAGAATTCCCAAGGAGAGATTTTAGTAGAAAAATATCAATTACAATCTTTTCTAAAAAAATGGTTAAATTTTCCCTTTCTAAGGGGTTTAGTAATTCTAATGGATTCTTTAATTTGGGGAATAAAAGCATTAAACTATTCTATAAATGTTTCTTCTCCTTCTGATGAGAAAATTGATGAAAATTGGGGGATATTTTTTGCTTTTTTATTAAGTATAGTTCTTTTTATTGCCCTTTTTATTGTTCTTCCTTTATTAATAATAAAACCTGTAGAAAAATTTATATCATCCTTAATAATTTTAAGATTATTAGAAGGACTAGCTCGTTTAACTATTTTTATAATTTATTTACTTTTTGTAAGTAAAATAAAAGAGATTTATAGAGTGTTTCAATATCATGGAGCGGAACATAAGACTGTTCTTTGTTATGAAGCAGGGGAGAATTTAACTGTGGAAAATTGTAGAAAATTTTCAAGGTTTCATCCTCGATGTGGTACCTCTTTTCTTCTTGTGGTAATGATTATCAGTATATTAATTTTTTCGTTATTAGGAAAGCAGAGCTTTATAGAAAGAATAATCTCAAGAGTTCTGCTTATTCCTATTATATTTAGTGTTTCTTATGAAATAATTAGACTAGCTTCTAAATATAGGGATTTTTTATTATGGAGAATACTAATTTTACCTGGCTTATGGATGCAATATTTTACAACAAAAGAACCTGATGATTCCCAGTTGGAGATTGCTATTAGAGCTCTTAAGGAGGTGTTAGAAGAAGATGCTACACCAAAACTTTCTTCAGAAGCTTCAGAGTATAGAGAATAG
- the rpmE gene encoding 50S ribosomal protein L31 — protein sequence MKKGIHPLMKKAKIVCACGAVYETLSTKEYMTTEICSKCHPFFTGQRKFVDTERRVEKFSRKYNWEIK from the coding sequence ATGAAAAAAGGAATTCATCCATTAATGAAAAAGGCAAAAATTGTTTGTGCCTGTGGAGCAGTATATGAAACATTGTCTACAAAAGAATATATGACAACTGAAATATGTTCTAAATGCCATCCTTTCTTTACAGGGCAAAGAAAATTTGTAGATACAGAAAGAAGAGTAGAAAAGTTTTCTAGGAAATATAATTGGGAAATTAAGTAG
- a CDS encoding TIGR00282 family metallophosphoesterase: protein MKVLFLGDIVGNIGRKGISLFLPEVKEEYDIDLVIGNVENAAAGFGITEKVVKEIIEAGVDVLTSGNHIWDKKEGISLLDSCERILRPANYPKGVPGKGYIILSHFGRKICIINLQGRIFMEAIDNPFTVVEEVVEKVKKETNIILVDMHAEATSEKMAMGYFLDGKVSAVVGTHTHVQTADERILEGGTGYITDVGMCGAENSILGVEKEAVLKKFLLQIPQRFEIPEKGLFKMEGVIIEIEESTGKTKKIERLQRRGRI, encoded by the coding sequence ATGAAAGTACTTTTTTTAGGTGATATTGTAGGTAACATTGGCAGAAAAGGTATATCCCTATTTCTACCTGAAGTCAAAGAGGAGTATGATATAGATTTAGTAATAGGAAATGTAGAAAATGCTGCTGCTGGTTTTGGAATTACAGAGAAGGTTGTTAAGGAAATTATTGAAGCAGGGGTTGATGTATTGACTAGTGGGAATCATATATGGGATAAAAAAGAGGGAATATCCCTATTAGACTCTTGTGAAAGAATATTAAGACCTGCAAATTATCCCAAAGGGGTACCTGGAAAAGGTTATATTATCCTCTCGCATTTTGGAAGAAAAATTTGTATAATAAATCTACAGGGGAGAATATTTATGGAAGCCATAGATAATCCCTTTACAGTTGTAGAAGAAGTAGTTGAAAAAGTTAAAAAAGAGACTAATATAATATTGGTAGATATGCATGCAGAGGCTACGTCAGAGAAAATGGCAATGGGGTATTTCTTAGATGGTAAAGTTTCTGCAGTTGTTGGAACTCATACTCATGTTCAAACTGCTGATGAGAGAATTTTAGAAGGGGGGACAGGATATATTACAGATGTAGGTATGTGTGGTGCAGAAAATTCTATTTTGGGGGTGGAAAAGGAGGCTGTTCTTAAAAAATTTCTTCTCCAAATTCCTCAACGTTTTGAAATTCCAGAAAAAGGACTTTTTAAAATGGAAGGGGTGATTATCGAGATAGAAGAATCTACAGGTAAAACTAAAAAAATAGAAAGATTGCAAAGGAGGGGAAGAATATAG
- a CDS encoding divergent polysaccharide deacetylase family protein: MGKKIRRIIFLLAFLPLLFCCRKNEILKKMDESIIENKKETTINLEINVSYEIFSEFQRKYSQDIRKINVKVREEVFSNYNLIWNQYEVYWHKSWEELKNSLRYEFSRRNLKYKLKKLRNYDEIIVFYSYSLPTFKKVDLRLFNFYFPITLKKEIKKPLLAIVVDDITEKNYWTDRLFSLSYTLNLAIIPTSKIGELLKETKRKNWYAIIHMPMESISYPKDAKYLVSYSILQGMNKEEIEKIVNKSMEYFEDYPIEGINNHMGSKVTSDPETMRNLFEVLKEKKLFFLDSKTSHKSVGKRIAKEVDIPFLENDLFLDHENDKEMIRKRFQQSIDIAKKKGKAIVICHIRPKTIEVMEELEKENFFRDVELVKLKDLLNE; this comes from the coding sequence ATGGGGAAAAAGATTCGAAGAATAATTTTTTTATTAGCATTTTTACCTCTATTATTTTGTTGTAGAAAAAATGAAATTTTAAAAAAAATGGATGAATCTATAATAGAAAACAAAAAAGAAACTACTATTAATCTTGAAATAAATGTTTCTTACGAGATTTTTTCCGAATTTCAGAGGAAATATTCTCAGGATATAAGAAAAATAAATGTAAAAGTAAGAGAGGAGGTTTTTTCGAATTATAACTTAATTTGGAACCAATATGAAGTATATTGGCATAAGTCTTGGGAAGAATTAAAAAATAGCCTGAGGTATGAATTTTCGAGAAGAAATTTAAAATATAAACTAAAAAAGTTAAGGAATTATGATGAAATTATAGTCTTTTATTCTTATTCTTTACCTACTTTTAAAAAAGTTGATTTAAGGCTTTTTAATTTTTATTTTCCAATTACGTTAAAAAAAGAGATAAAAAAACCTCTTCTTGCTATTGTTGTGGATGATATTACTGAGAAAAATTACTGGACTGATAGACTTTTCTCTCTTTCATATACATTAAATTTGGCAATAATACCCACCTCGAAGATAGGAGAATTGCTGAAAGAAACAAAGAGAAAAAATTGGTATGCAATTATACATATGCCTATGGAGTCTATAAGTTATCCTAAAGATGCAAAATATCTTGTATCTTATTCTATATTGCAAGGAATGAATAAAGAAGAAATAGAAAAAATAGTTAATAAAAGCATGGAATATTTCGAAGATTACCCTATTGAGGGAATAAACAATCACATGGGATCTAAGGTTACTTCTGATCCTGAAACTATGAGAAATTTATTTGAAGTATTAAAGGAAAAGAAATTATTTTTTCTAGATAGTAAAACTTCGCATAAAAGTGTTGGGAAAAGAATAGCAAAAGAGGTTGATATTCCCTTTTTGGAAAATGATTTGTTTTTAGATCATGAGAATGATAAAGAGATGATCAGAAAAAGGTTTCAACAAAGTATTGATATTGCGAAAAAGAAAGGTAAAGCTATTGTTATTTGTCATATCAGGCCAAAGACTATTGAAGTTATGGAAGAATTAGAAAAAGAAAATTTTTTTAGAGATGTGGAATTGGTAAAACTTAAAGACTTATTAAATGAATAA
- a CDS encoding carbohydrate kinase, with amino-acid sequence MILVSGEALIDFTPTKIDDKNAFIISPGGSPYNVAITLGRLKADVSFFGKISEDIFGEILVSFLKENNVDLRYLVRGKEPTTLAFIVIGPNNEPNFVFYGDNTADSSLKLEDLPSFSPSEIDLIHFGSISLIRGSTAFTLEKLMEREKERILISLDPNVRPMLISNKQEYIKKLEKWISCSDLVKVSKGDLNWLYPENSIEDIAKNWLNLGPTLVIVTKGDKGAIAFSKEESVEVPALEINVVDTVGAGDSFMGGFLYWLWKNKKLQKNRFKDLSLSEIKEGLKFATKVAGITCTRIGANPPFLEELN; translated from the coding sequence ATGATTTTAGTTTCTGGAGAAGCATTGATTGATTTTACTCCTACAAAAATAGATGATAAAAATGCTTTTATTATTTCTCCTGGCGGTTCTCCATATAATGTTGCTATAACTCTTGGAAGATTAAAAGCAGATGTTTCTTTTTTTGGAAAAATATCTGAAGATATATTTGGGGAAATTTTAGTTTCTTTTTTAAAAGAAAATAATGTCGACTTGAGATATTTAGTAAGAGGAAAAGAGCCTACAACTCTTGCTTTTATTGTTATAGGACCTAATAATGAACCCAATTTTGTTTTTTATGGGGATAATACTGCAGATAGTTCTTTGAAATTGGAGGATTTACCTTCTTTTTCTCCCTCAGAAATAGATTTAATTCACTTTGGATCTATATCTTTAATAAGAGGTTCTACTGCTTTTACTCTAGAAAAATTAATGGAAAGGGAAAAAGAAAGAATTTTAATCTCTTTAGATCCTAACGTTCGTCCCATGCTTATTAGTAATAAGCAGGAGTATATTAAAAAACTTGAAAAATGGATTTCTTGTTCTGATTTAGTTAAAGTAAGTAAAGGAGACTTAAATTGGTTATACCCTGAGAATTCTATAGAAGATATTGCAAAAAATTGGCTTAATTTGGGACCAACTCTTGTGATAGTTACAAAAGGAGATAAAGGAGCAATAGCTTTTAGCAAAGAAGAAAGTGTGGAGGTTCCTGCTTTAGAAATTAACGTAGTAGATACTGTTGGAGCAGGAGATTCTTTTATGGGAGGATTTCTATATTGGCTTTGGAAAAACAAAAAACTTCAAAAAAATAGATTTAAGGATCTTTCTCTATCAGAGATCAAAGAAGGCTTAAAATTTGCTACTAAAGTTGCTGGGATTACTTGTACTCGGATAGGTGCAAATCCTCCATTTTTAGAAGAATTAAATTGA
- the rseP gene encoding RIP metalloprotease RseP — MTPLWVLLVFALLIIPHEFGHFIASRIFGVKVYEFSIGFGPKIFEIKGKKTKYVLRMIPLGGFVKMAGVDDLGEEGSISNEEKFNNKAPWQRFLILFSGSLMNFILAIFLFCLVFLLGVSHPVPRVREVLPGKPASIAGFQPKDKIISINNIKIEKVDDAIRIIRESVPNPQIRKPVKFEIERNGKILTLEVIPEWEEERKGGFIGIAFDYEVRRYPLFLAIKESFSLFLTIIVLTFSVLGMLFKGAQGISFTGPIGIAKLTGEAVSAGYQYLLNFMGFFSIQLGIFNLIPFPALDGGRILFILIEKIRGKPLETRKEEIIHWIGLLILFSLMLLITFFDIQRLRK, encoded by the coding sequence ATGACACCCTTATGGGTTTTATTAGTTTTTGCTCTTCTTATTATTCCTCACGAGTTTGGGCATTTTATTGCATCGAGAATTTTTGGGGTAAAGGTTTACGAGTTTTCTATAGGTTTTGGCCCAAAAATTTTTGAGATTAAAGGTAAAAAAACAAAATATGTACTAAGAATGATTCCTTTAGGTGGATTTGTTAAAATGGCTGGAGTAGATGATTTAGGAGAAGAAGGCTCAATTTCAAATGAAGAGAAATTTAATAATAAAGCTCCTTGGCAGAGATTTCTTATTCTTTTTTCTGGATCATTAATGAATTTTATTTTAGCTATATTTCTCTTTTGTCTTGTGTTTTTATTAGGGGTTTCTCATCCTGTTCCAAGAGTTAGAGAGGTTCTTCCGGGAAAACCAGCAAGTATAGCAGGATTTCAGCCAAAGGATAAAATTATTTCCATAAATAATATAAAAATTGAGAAAGTTGATGATGCGATAAGAATAATAAGAGAATCTGTTCCTAATCCTCAAATAAGAAAACCTGTTAAGTTTGAAATTGAAAGAAATGGTAAAATATTGACTTTGGAAGTTATTCCTGAGTGGGAAGAGGAAAGAAAAGGGGGTTTTATTGGAATTGCTTTTGATTATGAAGTTAGGCGATATCCTCTTTTTTTAGCAATTAAAGAAAGTTTTTCTTTATTTCTAACTATAATAGTTTTAACTTTTTCTGTTTTAGGTATGTTATTTAAAGGAGCGCAGGGAATATCCTTTACTGGACCCATAGGAATTGCTAAATTGACAGGAGAGGCAGTTTCCGCAGGATATCAATATCTTTTGAATTTTATGGGATTTTTTAGTATTCAGTTGGGAATATTTAATCTTATTCCCTTCCCTGCGTTAGATGGGGGGAGAATTCTTTTTATATTGATTGAAAAGATAAGAGGAAAGCCCTTGGAAACAAGAAAAGAAGAAATAATTCATTGGATTGGGCTTTTAATTTTATTTTCTTTAATGCTATTAATTACATTTTTTGATATTCAAAGGTTGAGAAAATAA
- the rny gene encoding ribonuclease Y: MLIFVIGSLLGYFARKVIEKKISENAEKKAKELLESARVRAEEEKKAIILEGKEEIYRLKTETERELREKKQELLTLERRILQREENLERKEELLLKKEQEIDHRLNEIKELQRKQIEELQNIAQLTKEEAKELLLIKLEEELQRDIAIRIKEAETRFREIADRKAKEILSEAIQRCAVEHTIESTVSVVSLPSEEMKGRIIGREGRNIRTFETLTGVDLIIDDTPEAVVLSSFDPIRREIARIALERLVKDGRIHPARIEEMVNKAKKEVENRIREEGERAMLEVGIHNLHPDLIKTLGRLYYRSSYGQNVLQHSIEVAKLAGIIASELHLDAGIAKRAGLLHDIGKAIDYETEGSHAILGSELLKRYDEHPDIVHAVAAHHEEIPLVKLLDIIIQVADSISAVRPGARRESIEVYIKRLEKLEEIAMSFPGVDKAYAIQAGREVRVIVDPDNIDDLSATRLAYQIAKKIEKEMEYPGQIKVTVIRETRAIEYAR; encoded by the coding sequence ATACTAATATTTGTTATAGGTTCTCTGTTAGGATATTTTGCAAGAAAGGTAATAGAGAAGAAGATTTCTGAAAATGCTGAAAAGAAAGCAAAGGAACTGTTAGAAAGTGCGAGAGTGAGAGCAGAAGAAGAAAAAAAGGCTATTATATTGGAAGGCAAGGAGGAGATTTATAGATTAAAAACAGAAACAGAAAGAGAATTGAGAGAAAAAAAACAAGAATTATTAACTTTGGAAAGAAGAATTCTTCAAAGAGAGGAAAATCTTGAAAGAAAGGAAGAATTATTACTAAAGAAAGAACAGGAAATTGATCATAGATTAAACGAGATAAAAGAATTACAAAGAAAGCAGATAGAAGAGCTTCAGAATATTGCACAATTGACTAAAGAAGAAGCCAAAGAACTCTTATTGATTAAGTTAGAAGAGGAATTACAAAGAGATATTGCTATTAGAATAAAAGAAGCAGAAACGAGATTTAGAGAAATAGCGGATAGGAAAGCAAAGGAAATATTAAGTGAGGCTATTCAGAGATGTGCAGTAGAACATACTATAGAATCTACTGTTTCTGTTGTTTCGCTTCCCAGCGAGGAAATGAAAGGAAGGATAATTGGAAGAGAAGGGAGAAATATCAGAACTTTTGAAACCTTAACAGGAGTAGATCTAATAATTGATGATACTCCTGAAGCAGTAGTACTCTCTTCCTTTGATCCTATAAGAAGAGAAATTGCAAGAATTGCTCTTGAAAGATTAGTAAAAGATGGAAGAATTCATCCTGCAAGGATAGAGGAAATGGTTAATAAAGCAAAGAAGGAAGTAGAAAATAGAATAAGAGAAGAAGGAGAAAGGGCAATGCTGGAAGTAGGAATTCATAATCTCCATCCAGATCTTATTAAAACCTTAGGAAGACTTTATTATAGAAGTAGCTATGGACAAAATGTTCTTCAACATTCCATTGAAGTTGCAAAATTGGCAGGGATAATAGCATCGGAGTTGCACTTGGATGCAGGAATAGCAAAAAGAGCTGGATTACTTCATGATATAGGAAAGGCAATTGATTATGAAACAGAGGGCTCTCACGCTATATTAGGATCCGAACTTCTTAAAAGATATGACGAACATCCTGATATTGTTCATGCTGTGGCAGCTCATCATGAAGAGATACCTTTAGTAAAGCTCTTAGATATTATAATCCAAGTGGCAGATAGCATTTCCGCTGTAAGACCTGGCGCTCGAAGAGAGAGTATCGAGGTTTATATAAAAAGATTAGAAAAATTAGAAGAAATTGCTATGTCTTTTCCAGGAGTTGATAAGGCCTATGCAATACAAGCTGGAAGAGAAGTAAGAGTTATAGTTGATCCTGATAATATAGATGATTTATCTGCAACTCGTTTAGCATATCAAATAGCAAAAAAAATAGAAAAGGAAATGGAATATCCTGGACAAATCAAGGTTACAGTTATAAGAGAAACAAGAGCTATAGAGTATGCAAGGTAA
- a CDS encoding stage V sporulation protein S produces MEVLKVSAKSNPNAVAGALAGVIRERGRAEIQVIGAGAVNQAVKAIAITRGYVAPSGIDLICIPAFTDVQIDGEERTAIRFIVEPR; encoded by the coding sequence ATGGAAGTTTTAAAAGTATCAGCTAAATCTAATCCTAATGCAGTTGCAGGAGCATTAGCAGGTGTAATTCGTGAAAGGGGTCGTGCAGAAATTCAAGTTATAGGAGCAGGAGCAGTAAATCAAGCAGTAAAAGCTATAGCGATTACTAGAGGTTATGTTGCTCCAAGTGGCATTGATTTGATTTGTATCCCTGCTTTTACTGATGTACAAATTGATGGAGAAGAAAGAACAGCTATCCGATTTATTGTTGAGCCTCGTTAG